One window of the Roseovarius sp. THAF9 genome contains the following:
- a CDS encoding DmsC/YnfH family molybdoenzyme membrane anchor subunit, producing the protein MHPAPSVIVFTTLSGLGFGLLFWLGLGVIVPTGWVAFPFFVIAYLLAVGGLMASTFHLGHPERALKAFTQWRSSWLSREGVSSIAALIVMAIYGAGLVFFDTQWMLVGVIGAVLSAVTVFTTSMIYTQMKTVPRWNTTLTPLLFMAIALAGGALLAGQVEIALILMPVAAAVQVIWWLRGDKALAQCGTDMATATGLGNIGTVRAFEPPHTGNNYLLREFVYVVGRKHAQKLRMIALLFGYTVPFVLLLVPFSHIAALVAVLAHLGGIAASRWLFFAEAEHVVGLYYGKR; encoded by the coding sequence ATTCACCACGTTGTCGGGCCTTGGGTTCGGCCTGCTCTTCTGGCTGGGGCTGGGGGTCATCGTGCCGACCGGCTGGGTCGCGTTCCCCTTTTTCGTGATTGCCTACCTGCTGGCCGTGGGCGGGCTGATGGCCTCGACATTTCACTTGGGCCACCCGGAACGGGCGTTGAAGGCGTTCACGCAATGGCGGTCTTCGTGGCTGAGCCGGGAAGGCGTGTCCTCGATCGCGGCGCTGATCGTGATGGCGATTTATGGCGCGGGGCTGGTATTTTTCGACACGCAATGGATGCTGGTGGGGGTGATCGGGGCGGTGCTGTCGGCGGTGACGGTGTTTACCACCTCGATGATCTACACGCAGATGAAGACCGTGCCGCGCTGGAACACGACGCTGACGCCGCTTTTGTTCATGGCGATTGCGCTGGCCGGCGGGGCGTTGCTGGCGGGGCAAGTTGAGATTGCGCTGATCCTGATGCCCGTCGCGGCCGCCGTGCAGGTCATCTGGTGGCTGCGCGGCGACAAGGCGTTGGCACAGTGCGGCACGGATATGGCCACGGCGACGGGGCTGGGCAATATCGGCACTGTGCGGGCGTTCGAGCCGCCGCATACGGGCAACAATTACTTGCTGCGGGAGTTCGTCTACGTGGTGGGGCGCAAGCACGCGCAGAAGCTGCGGATGATCGCGCTTTTGTTCGGCTACACGGTGCCTTTCGTGCTTCTGCTTGTGCCGTTTTCGCACATCGCGGCGCTTGTGGCCGTTCTGGCGCATCTGGGCGGGATCGCGGCGTCGCGCTGGCTGTTCTTTGCAGAGGCCGAGCACGTGGTGGGCCTGTATTACGGGAAGCGCTAG
- a CDS encoding DUF1523 family protein translates to MHYIKWIFVAAFWLLVAGFLHYTLPQHDIARVTDTYEKRIDFGENSIFWSNVGTGDAEGTPNRDIFFIQTRLADGGVMVYRNEDTGWGWPPYFKFDTSNLQAEAADLRSTSETPKWVSITHYGWRNEFLSIFPNAISVEPVEGPNVTIIPWFNIIFLTLLAALAWAIRVRWIRFRERRIDPVTDEWGLTDPQPGQDRL, encoded by the coding sequence GCACTACACCCTGCCGCAGCACGACATCGCGCGCGTCACCGACACCTACGAAAAGCGCATTGATTTCGGCGAAAACTCGATCTTCTGGTCCAACGTGGGCACCGGCGACGCCGAAGGCACGCCCAACCGCGATATCTTCTTCATCCAGACCCGGCTCGCAGATGGCGGTGTCATGGTCTACCGCAACGAGGATACCGGCTGGGGCTGGCCGCCCTATTTCAAGTTCGATACCTCAAACCTTCAGGCCGAGGCCGCCGACCTGCGCTCCACCTCCGAGACCCCCAAATGGGTGTCGATCACCCATTACGGCTGGCGCAACGAGTTCCTGTCGATCTTCCCGAACGCCATATCGGTCGAACCGGTCGAGGGTCCGAATGTCACCATCATCCCGTGGTTCAACATTATCTTCCTGACGTTGCTTGCAGCCCTGGCCTGGGCCATCCGCGTCCGCTGGATCCGCTTCCGCGAACGCCGGATCGACCCTGTCACGGACGAGTGGGGCCTGACCGATCCGCAACCGGGCCAAGACCGCCTGTAA